A DNA window from Haloactinospora alba contains the following coding sequences:
- a CDS encoding NRDE family protein, protein MCTVIVSFAPAEEVPLLVVAVRDELLARPWEQPGRHWPERPELLGGKDTRAGGTWLAVNTSASLPSGPRVGAVVNGLPRDGADPARPAGPARPSRGELPLRLASHGQWEPRPERVGDYEPFHLLGADSRSAVHHAWDGGALTRRSLEPGVSMLVNTGIDPEDPRVRRYAGLFTENRPRPTTAELHAGEPDGIWGKWPRMVDRAMSAGARTHDGTKTDDPTSLRARVDLGDGQLWATSSVTLLACAPDVLRYAFTDSPGDPEAWRIVH, encoded by the coding sequence ATGTGTACGGTCATCGTCAGTTTCGCCCCGGCGGAAGAGGTTCCGCTGCTGGTGGTCGCGGTCCGTGACGAGCTGCTCGCCCGTCCCTGGGAGCAGCCCGGCCGGCACTGGCCCGAGCGTCCCGAGCTGCTCGGGGGGAAGGACACCCGTGCGGGCGGGACCTGGCTCGCGGTGAACACCAGTGCCTCGCTTCCCTCCGGCCCCCGCGTCGGCGCTGTCGTGAATGGGCTGCCACGGGACGGGGCGGATCCGGCCCGTCCCGCCGGACCCGCCCGACCGAGCCGGGGGGAACTTCCGCTGCGTCTGGCCTCACACGGCCAGTGGGAGCCACGACCGGAACGGGTGGGCGACTACGAACCCTTCCACCTCCTGGGCGCCGACTCCCGCTCGGCCGTTCACCACGCCTGGGACGGTGGCGCTCTCACCCGGCGCAGCCTCGAACCGGGGGTCAGCATGCTGGTCAACACCGGGATCGATCCCGAGGACCCCCGCGTGCGGCGGTACGCGGGACTCTTCACCGAGAACCGGCCCCGCCCCACGACCGCGGAGCTGCATGCGGGAGAACCCGACGGGATATGGGGAAAGTGGCCCCGGATGGTCGACCGTGCCATGAGCGCGGGGGCACGAACGCACGACGGAACAAAGACGGACGATCCGACCTCGTTGCGCGCCCGGGTGGACCTCGGCGACGGACAGCTCTGGGCGACCTCCTCAGTGACACTGCTCGCCTGCGCACCAGACGTGCTCCGGTACGCCTTCACCGACTCGCCCGGGGATCCGGAGGCCTGGCGTATCGTGCACTGA
- a CDS encoding SCO1664 family protein: protein MTAAFQELPAGEIVEALSTGEITVAGRLTEASNTTLYCTVASAGREIPCVYKPVSGERPLWDFPHGTLAGRELAAFAVSEALGWGIVPPTVYRGGPFGEGMCQLWITGDPTVDLVDLAQEHHHPGLRRMAVFDAVINNSDRKVGHLLPTAAGHLYGCDHGVSFAEQYKLRTVLWQWQGEELATETLHALENVRLLLRQPDSALTAELSSHLTKPERYALRRRVELLLEHRVHPYPAPGWPAIPWPPV, encoded by the coding sequence ATGACTGCGGCGTTCCAGGAGCTGCCTGCAGGCGAGATCGTGGAAGCGTTGAGCACCGGTGAGATCACTGTCGCCGGCCGGCTCACCGAGGCGTCCAACACCACCCTCTACTGCACGGTCGCCTCCGCCGGTAGGGAGATCCCCTGCGTCTACAAGCCAGTGTCGGGGGAACGCCCGCTGTGGGACTTCCCCCACGGGACGCTGGCCGGCCGGGAACTGGCTGCCTTCGCCGTCTCCGAGGCGCTGGGGTGGGGGATCGTTCCCCCCACGGTGTACCGCGGTGGCCCCTTCGGCGAGGGCATGTGCCAGCTGTGGATAACGGGTGACCCCACCGTGGACCTGGTCGACCTGGCCCAGGAGCACCACCATCCCGGACTGCGCCGTATGGCGGTGTTCGACGCCGTGATCAACAATTCGGACCGCAAGGTCGGCCACCTCCTGCCGACCGCTGCCGGACACCTCTACGGGTGCGACCACGGGGTGTCCTTCGCGGAACAGTACAAGCTCCGCACCGTGCTGTGGCAGTGGCAGGGCGAGGAACTGGCAACGGAGACCCTGCACGCCCTGGAGAACGTGCGTCTTCTCCTGCGTCAGCCGGACAGCGCCCTGACCGCGGAGCTCAGCAGCCACCTCACTAAGCCGGAACGCTACGCGCTGCGCCGCAGGGTCGAGCTCCTGCTGGAGCACCGGGTGCACCCGTACCCGGCCCCGGGATGGCCGGCGATACCCTGGCCTCCCGTCTGA
- a CDS encoding DUF3090 domain-containing protein produces the protein MPVFQFDPPERFVAGTVGQPGERTFFLQASGGGRITSVALEKAQVSALAERIEELLEEVRRRFGEQPGDTQPDTVDIDDGPLEQPIDEDFRVGTLAVAWDAEAARVIIEAQQVDETGGDADDQGEVDVFADEEPVDKDVLRVHLTPTAARAFAGQAMKVVAAGRPNCPLCGQPLDPEGHICPRQNGYKPGGS, from the coding sequence ATGCCCGTGTTCCAATTCGACCCTCCCGAACGTTTCGTGGCCGGCACGGTCGGCCAACCGGGAGAACGCACGTTCTTCCTGCAGGCCAGCGGCGGCGGGCGGATCACCAGCGTTGCTCTGGAGAAGGCGCAGGTATCCGCGCTCGCCGAACGCATCGAGGAGTTGCTGGAGGAAGTGCGGCGACGCTTCGGCGAGCAACCAGGCGACACGCAGCCCGACACCGTCGACATCGACGATGGCCCGTTGGAACAACCCATCGACGAGGACTTCCGGGTGGGCACGCTCGCCGTGGCGTGGGACGCGGAGGCGGCCCGTGTGATCATCGAGGCCCAGCAGGTCGACGAGACGGGCGGGGACGCCGACGACCAGGGCGAGGTCGACGTGTTCGCCGACGAGGAGCCGGTGGACAAGGACGTGCTGCGCGTCCACCTGACCCCGACGGCTGCCCGGGCGTTCGCCGGCCAGGCGATGAAGGTCGTCGCCGCCGGCAGACCCAACTGTCCGTTGTGCGGACAACCGCTCGATCCCGAAGGGCACATCTGCCCCCGGCAGAACGGGTACAAGCCTGGCGGATCATGA
- a CDS encoding MSMEG_4193 family putative phosphomutase encodes MGESEPAVSLLLVRHGLTDTTGGTLTGRSPGVHLNEWGTAQAAGLAQRLSGLALDAVVSSPLERCRATAAAVAEVSGNEVLLEDGISECDYGDWTGREIRSLTAEPLWRVVQNHPSAARFPGGESLAEVSHRAVAAVREWNTWLLGRSHSPVYVMCSHGDVIKAIVADALGVHLDQFQRISIDPCSLTAIRYTATRPFVQRLNDVGATAAGLEPAESAGSGDAVVGGGSGGPQNEESLR; translated from the coding sequence ATGGGCGAGAGCGAGCCGGCCGTCAGCCTGTTGCTCGTCCGGCACGGTCTGACCGACACCACCGGTGGGACCCTGACCGGGAGGAGCCCGGGAGTGCACCTCAACGAGTGGGGCACGGCCCAGGCGGCGGGACTCGCCCAACGCCTCTCCGGCCTCGCACTGGACGCCGTGGTGTCCAGCCCGTTGGAACGCTGCCGCGCGACCGCTGCCGCCGTCGCGGAGGTGAGCGGCAACGAGGTGCTCCTCGAGGACGGGATCAGCGAGTGTGACTACGGGGACTGGACCGGACGCGAGATCCGGAGCCTGACAGCGGAACCGCTGTGGCGCGTGGTCCAGAACCATCCCAGTGCCGCACGCTTCCCCGGCGGGGAGAGCCTGGCCGAAGTGTCCCACCGAGCGGTGGCCGCTGTGCGAGAGTGGAACACGTGGTTGCTGGGCCGGAGCCACTCGCCCGTGTACGTCATGTGCAGCCACGGCGACGTGATCAAGGCTATTGTCGCGGATGCGTTGGGGGTGCACCTCGACCAGTTCCAACGCATCAGCATCGACCCGTGCTCGCTCACGGCAATCCGCTACACCGCCACACGTCCCTTCGTGCAACGGCTCAACGATGTCGGGGCGACGGCCGCCGGACTGGAGCCGGCGGAGAGCGCCGGCTCCGGTGACGCCGTCGTCGGGGGCGGAAGTGGCGGCCCGCAGAACGAAGAGTCGCTACGGTGA
- a CDS encoding undecaprenyl-diphosphate phosphatase encodes MSILESIILGVIQGVTEFLPISSSGHLRVVSSFFGWPDPGAAFTAVSQIGTELAVLIYFRARVWGILSAWFRSLVNRELRRTLDARMGWYVIIGTIPIGVIGLLLEEEIDSLFRDLRLIALTLIIFGVFLGMADRYMRKHRELSDLNVQRGLIYGLFQTLALIPGVSRSGATVTGGMLLRFKRRDAAEYAFLLAMPAVFASGFYKLTDIGGNEYAGWTATFVGTAVAFLVGYAVIAWFMQFISTHSFMPFVYYRIGLGVLVLTLVSFNVLDPQGGSASNGSAGPEASSEESSSEGGEKDKEEKDSAGDEDGSSSDSSVDPSTGPSTDPETGWPIDPETGLAENPETGQHKDPNTGELVEIDPQTGLPIDPYTGQPYDPQAQQEQGQQEQTPAG; translated from the coding sequence ATGTCTATCCTCGAGTCCATCATCCTTGGTGTGATCCAGGGAGTGACCGAATTCCTACCGATCTCCTCCAGCGGTCATCTGCGTGTCGTCTCCTCCTTCTTCGGCTGGCCCGACCCGGGAGCGGCCTTCACCGCTGTCAGCCAGATCGGAACCGAACTCGCCGTCCTCATCTACTTCCGCGCGCGAGTGTGGGGCATCCTCTCCGCCTGGTTCCGGTCCCTGGTGAACCGGGAACTGCGGCGCACCCTCGACGCCCGCATGGGCTGGTACGTGATCATCGGGACGATACCCATCGGGGTCATCGGTCTGCTCCTGGAAGAGGAGATCGACAGTCTCTTCCGCGATCTCCGGCTGATCGCCCTCACGCTGATCATCTTCGGTGTTTTCCTGGGCATGGCCGACCGGTACATGCGCAAACACCGCGAGCTGAGCGACCTGAACGTGCAGCGCGGACTCATCTACGGTCTGTTCCAGACACTCGCGCTGATCCCGGGAGTGTCGCGTTCCGGGGCCACGGTCACGGGCGGGATGCTGCTCAGGTTCAAACGCCGGGACGCGGCGGAGTACGCCTTCCTGCTCGCGATGCCCGCCGTGTTCGCCTCGGGGTTCTACAAACTGACGGACATCGGCGGTAACGAGTACGCGGGATGGACCGCCACGTTCGTGGGCACGGCAGTGGCGTTCCTCGTGGGCTACGCGGTTATCGCCTGGTTCATGCAGTTCATCAGCACCCACAGCTTCATGCCGTTCGTCTACTACCGCATCGGCCTCGGCGTTCTGGTGCTCACCCTCGTCAGTTTCAACGTCCTCGACCCGCAGGGAGGCTCGGCGAGCAACGGCAGCGCCGGACCGGAGGCCTCCTCCGAGGAGAGCTCCTCGGAGGGCGGGGAGAAGGACAAGGAGGAGAAGGACTCCGCGGGCGACGAGGACGGGAGCTCCTCCGACTCCTCGGTGGACCCGTCCACGGGTCCCAGCACGGACCCGGAGACCGGATGGCCGATCGATCCGGAGACCGGACTGGCGGAGAACCCCGAGACCGGACAGCACAAGGACCCCAACACCGGGGAACTCGTGGAGATCGATCCGCAGACCGGGCTTCCCATCGACCCCTACACCGGCCAGCCCTACGACCCCCAGGCCCAGCAGGAGCAGGGACAGCAGGAACAGACCCCCGCAGGGTGA
- a CDS encoding aldo/keto reductase: MEQRQVGGSGLWVSRIALGTMAWGKDTAEEEAAEQLTTFVDAGGTLLDTADVYTGGNSERITGRLLNSTVRRDDVILATKAGHTPDGHRPGDTSRRHMLASLEASLRRLQTDHIDLWQLHVHDPATPVEETLAAMDAAVTSGKVRYIGVGDLAAWQFSVYATWQQAAPGWERAPVVSTGNEYSLLNRRAERDVLPAAMARGASLIAWAPLGRGVLSAKYRNGLPQSSRAALPHMAAYIEPYFDERSRRIVESVCTAAEGLGVSPLSVALSWARDQRGVAAATVGPRTNAQLVDILSQESTELPAEIRHALDDASAVPQP; this comes from the coding sequence ATGGAGCAACGACAGGTGGGTGGGTCCGGACTGTGGGTGTCTCGCATCGCACTCGGCACGATGGCCTGGGGAAAGGATACGGCCGAGGAGGAAGCGGCCGAACAGCTCACCACGTTCGTGGATGCCGGTGGAACGCTGCTCGACACCGCCGACGTGTACACCGGGGGCAACAGCGAGCGCATCACCGGTCGGCTGTTGAACAGCACCGTACGGCGCGATGATGTGATACTCGCCACCAAGGCGGGACACACGCCCGACGGCCATCGCCCCGGGGACACGTCCCGCAGACACATGCTGGCGTCGTTGGAGGCCTCGCTGCGCCGGCTGCAGACCGACCACATCGACCTCTGGCAGTTGCACGTGCACGATCCGGCCACGCCGGTCGAGGAGACGCTCGCGGCGATGGACGCCGCCGTCACGTCGGGCAAGGTGCGCTACATCGGTGTGGGGGACCTCGCGGCCTGGCAGTTCAGTGTGTACGCGACGTGGCAGCAGGCCGCTCCCGGGTGGGAGCGGGCTCCCGTCGTCTCGACCGGGAACGAGTACTCGCTTCTCAACCGCCGGGCCGAACGCGACGTGCTGCCGGCTGCCATGGCACGCGGCGCCAGTCTGATCGCGTGGGCACCACTGGGGCGCGGTGTCCTCAGCGCGAAGTACCGCAACGGCCTCCCGCAGAGTTCCCGGGCCGCCCTCCCCCACATGGCCGCCTACATCGAGCCCTACTTCGACGAACGCAGCCGACGCATCGTGGAATCGGTGTGCACCGCCGCGGAAGGGCTGGGGGTTTCCCCGCTGTCGGTGGCACTGAGCTGGGCGCGCGACCAGAGGGGGGTGGCCGCGGCGACTGTCGGTCCCCGGACGAACGCGCAGCTCGTCGACATACTCTCCCAGGAGAGTACGGAGCTTCCAGCCGAGATCCGCCATGCGCTCGACGACGCTTCCGCGGTTCCCCAACCGTGA
- a CDS encoding helix-hairpin-helix domain-containing protein — protein MSELPLSTEGSTVPSSPSPEEGGSAPPAQQLRQVLASMGAPETLAEPVTEALGPQAAALLTEDPWQLLTLGSVTVEQADYCAHRLLGPSPSPDDPRRLRAIVRCALSRAAREGHTVLEEHHLSTTVRDLGGASPRQALEEALQQQDVVPIEVVEDTDEEGEEEPPDPTRYYALADLGQAEQELGTGVARLAYTSEPIMDSATAAETAAATAERFGMELAGETTAAVVTAALRGVCVLAHGAGASRGVSHALACCADVAAESGTGIAVAAPTAQSAQALNAQLDSEGVSGVRAVPLPQLLECSSPGVFERGPEHPLEAGLVVVTSAMALDTRHAAALVRACGDGTHLVLLADPDQAPSAGPGQVVRDLLASGTVASATVPSDPAPDPITAMAELVAAGEWGEVPAPHREVAVVPASSGEEAAHRVLQLLTDSIPRALGIPAEETQIVTATRGGEAGADALNAACKSRFNPGAGRVDGLDSGDRVRFTTDGPGHAAGDVGYVRALDDDGATVDLANGTVATGVDRGKLRLGWAVTVAAAHGGHWPAAIAVFDPRASGSRPQVYTAATRALRHLSVVHASGPELTRAVRDNVTLSRHTCLMWILRGA, from the coding sequence ATGAGTGAGCTCCCGCTGTCCACCGAGGGAAGCACCGTTCCCTCGTCTCCTTCGCCCGAGGAGGGCGGCAGTGCCCCTCCGGCGCAGCAGCTGCGGCAGGTACTGGCCAGCATGGGGGCTCCCGAGACCCTGGCAGAGCCCGTCACGGAAGCTCTCGGTCCGCAGGCGGCCGCTCTCCTCACCGAGGATCCGTGGCAGCTACTAACCCTCGGCAGTGTCACCGTGGAGCAGGCCGACTACTGCGCCCACCGGTTGCTCGGCCCCTCCCCCTCCCCGGACGACCCCCGTCGCCTCCGTGCCATCGTGCGCTGCGCGCTGTCCCGGGCCGCACGCGAGGGCCACACCGTTCTCGAGGAGCACCACCTCTCCACCACCGTGCGGGACCTGGGGGGTGCGTCTCCCCGGCAGGCACTGGAGGAAGCGCTGCAGCAGCAGGACGTCGTCCCCATCGAGGTGGTGGAGGACACGGACGAGGAGGGGGAGGAAGAGCCGCCGGATCCGACCCGCTACTACGCGTTGGCTGACCTGGGGCAGGCGGAGCAGGAGCTCGGCACCGGTGTCGCACGGCTGGCGTACACCAGTGAGCCCATCATGGACTCCGCCACCGCGGCGGAGACCGCGGCGGCCACCGCCGAACGGTTCGGCATGGAACTGGCCGGAGAGACCACCGCCGCTGTCGTCACCGCGGCGCTGCGGGGAGTCTGCGTGCTGGCGCACGGAGCCGGCGCTTCCCGTGGCGTGTCGCACGCTCTGGCATGCTGCGCGGATGTGGCTGCGGAGAGCGGCACCGGCATCGCTGTCGCCGCTCCCACCGCGCAGTCGGCCCAGGCCCTCAACGCGCAGCTGGACAGCGAGGGCGTCTCCGGGGTCCGCGCCGTACCACTCCCCCAGCTGCTGGAGTGCAGCTCCCCCGGTGTGTTCGAGCGCGGCCCGGAACATCCGCTGGAAGCGGGCCTCGTCGTCGTCACCAGCGCCATGGCGCTGGACACCCGGCACGCGGCGGCGCTGGTGCGGGCCTGTGGCGACGGCACACACCTGGTGCTGCTCGCCGACCCCGACCAGGCGCCCTCGGCCGGCCCCGGCCAGGTGGTGCGTGACCTCCTCGCGTCGGGAACAGTGGCCAGCGCCACGGTGCCGTCCGACCCCGCTCCGGATCCCATCACCGCGATGGCGGAACTCGTAGCCGCCGGTGAGTGGGGGGAGGTTCCGGCTCCGCACCGGGAGGTCGCCGTTGTTCCCGCCAGCTCCGGCGAGGAGGCGGCCCACCGGGTCCTACAGCTCCTGACGGACTCGATTCCCCGTGCGTTGGGGATCCCTGCCGAGGAGACCCAGATAGTGACGGCCACCCGCGGTGGGGAGGCGGGCGCGGACGCCCTGAACGCGGCCTGCAAGTCCCGGTTCAATCCCGGGGCCGGGCGGGTGGACGGCCTGGACAGCGGAGACCGGGTCCGGTTCACCACCGACGGTCCGGGCCATGCTGCCGGCGACGTGGGCTACGTGCGCGCGTTGGACGACGACGGTGCCACTGTCGACCTGGCCAACGGCACCGTCGCGACCGGTGTGGACCGCGGGAAACTGCGCCTCGGATGGGCTGTGACGGTAGCCGCTGCCCACGGCGGCCACTGGCCCGCGGCCATCGCGGTGTTCGACCCGCGGGCCTCCGGGTCCCGACCGCAGGTGTACACGGCCGCCACCCGAGCGCTACGGCACCTCTCCGTGGTCCACGCTTCCGGCCCCGAGCTCACGCGAGCTGTGCGGGACAACGTCACGCTGTCCCGGCACACGTGTCTGATGTGGATCCTGCGCGGCGCGTGA
- a CDS encoding SDR family NAD(P)-dependent oxidoreductase, with protein MELGLRGAKVVVTGASRGIGRAIAHTFADEGADVAICARSPEPLAEAARELRAAGGTVVHQAVDVTDDAGIRGFVDHAARELGGVDVLVSNVSAGGGATWQQSYETDLMPFVRIAEQAQPHLAASRRGGAIVLISTTSALHTGPPSGAGAYGAVKAAMNQHAAALGRSLPSEGIRVNTVSPGPVEFEGGGWARRRENAPDFYERIRSSIPMGRLGAPEEIARTVVFLASPAASFTTGVNVAVDGGFLDQV; from the coding sequence ATGGAACTCGGACTCCGCGGGGCGAAGGTCGTCGTCACCGGGGCGAGCAGGGGCATCGGTAGGGCGATCGCGCACACGTTCGCCGACGAGGGCGCGGACGTGGCGATCTGCGCTCGCTCCCCCGAACCGTTGGCGGAGGCCGCGCGTGAGCTGCGTGCGGCCGGTGGAACCGTGGTGCACCAGGCCGTCGACGTCACCGATGACGCGGGGATACGCGGCTTCGTCGACCACGCCGCGCGCGAGCTGGGCGGTGTCGACGTTCTGGTGTCGAACGTCTCCGCGGGTGGCGGAGCGACATGGCAGCAGAGCTACGAGACGGACCTGATGCCGTTCGTACGGATAGCCGAACAGGCCCAGCCCCATCTGGCGGCATCCCGACGGGGCGGTGCGATCGTGCTGATCTCGACGACGTCCGCGTTGCACACGGGGCCTCCCTCCGGGGCCGGGGCCTACGGAGCGGTCAAGGCGGCGATGAACCAGCACGCCGCCGCTCTGGGCCGTAGCCTGCCTTCCGAGGGGATCCGGGTGAACACGGTCTCGCCCGGACCCGTCGAGTTCGAGGGCGGCGGCTGGGCCCGCCGCCGGGAGAACGCCCCCGATTTCTACGAACGGATCCGTTCCTCGATCCCCATGGGCCGGTTGGGGGCTCCCGAGGAGATCGCGCGCACGGTGGTCTTTTTGGCCAGCCCAGCGGCGAGTTTCACCACCGGTGTCAACGTGGCCGTCGACGGCGGGTTCCTCGACCAGGTGTAG
- the fabI gene encoding enoyl-ACP reductase FabI has protein sequence MGILEGKRILVTGVITDSSIAFHVARMCQEQGATVLLTGYGRLSLVERVAQRLPEAPPVLELDVTDNEHLDSLSSRIAEHVDGIDGIVHAIAYTPQEALGGNFLNAGWDDVATAVHTSAFSLKALTTAVLPLMKQGGSVVAMDFDNSVSYPVYDWMGVAKSALTSTARYLARYVGEDQVRVNMVSAGPLRTMAARSIPGFDELADAWPQRAPLGWDTSDPEPAARAVTALLSDWFPATTGEVVHVDGGFHSTGA, from the coding sequence ATGGGAATCCTCGAGGGCAAGCGCATCCTCGTCACCGGGGTGATCACGGACAGCTCGATCGCCTTCCACGTGGCCCGTATGTGCCAGGAACAGGGCGCCACGGTGCTGCTCACCGGATACGGGCGGCTCAGCCTGGTCGAACGCGTCGCCCAGCGGCTTCCGGAAGCTCCCCCCGTCCTTGAGCTCGACGTCACCGATAACGAGCACCTGGACAGCCTCAGCAGCCGTATAGCCGAACACGTCGACGGGATCGACGGCATCGTGCACGCCATCGCCTACACCCCCCAGGAGGCCCTCGGCGGCAACTTCCTCAACGCCGGCTGGGACGACGTCGCCACCGCCGTGCACACCTCGGCGTTCTCGCTGAAGGCCCTCACGACGGCCGTGCTTCCCCTCATGAAACAGGGAGGGTCGGTCGTCGCGATGGACTTCGACAACAGCGTCTCGTATCCGGTCTATGACTGGATGGGCGTCGCCAAGTCCGCCCTGACCTCCACGGCCCGCTACCTCGCGCGCTATGTCGGCGAGGACCAGGTCCGGGTGAACATGGTCTCCGCCGGGCCGCTCCGTACCATGGCCGCGCGCAGCATCCCGGGTTTCGACGAGCTCGCCGACGCCTGGCCGCAACGCGCCCCTCTCGGGTGGGACACGTCCGACCCCGAGCCCGCCGCGCGCGCTGTCACCGCCCTGCTCTCCGACTGGTTCCCCGCCACGACCGGGGAAGTGGTGCATGTCGACGGAGGTTTCCACTCGACCGGCGCGTAG
- a CDS encoding beta-ketoacyl-ACP reductase: MSRSALVTGGSRGIGLAIARELAAAGDNVAVTYRSGDPPEGLFGVSCDTTDTTQVDSAFTQVEKEQGPVDVLVANAGITKDQLLALTSEEDFSAVLDTNLTGAFRVAKRAVRSMMRSRDGRIILVSSVVGLLGSGGQTSYAASKAGLVGFGRSLAREIGSRNVTVNIVAPGFIETGMTAELPEDRQAEIKKNIPLGRYGAPEEVASTVRFLASPSAAYITGAVIPVDGGLGMGH; this comes from the coding sequence ATGTCCCGCTCGGCACTGGTCACCGGCGGCAGCCGGGGGATCGGTCTGGCCATCGCCCGGGAGCTCGCCGCCGCCGGGGACAACGTCGCCGTGACCTACCGTTCCGGAGACCCACCGGAAGGGCTGTTCGGCGTTTCCTGCGATACCACCGACACCACTCAGGTCGACAGCGCTTTCACCCAGGTAGAGAAGGAGCAGGGGCCGGTCGACGTTCTCGTCGCCAACGCCGGCATCACCAAGGACCAACTGCTGGCACTGACGAGCGAAGAGGATTTCTCCGCAGTGCTGGACACCAACCTCACCGGTGCGTTCCGCGTCGCCAAGCGGGCCGTGCGCTCCATGATGCGTAGCCGCGACGGCCGCATCATCCTCGTCTCCTCTGTCGTGGGGCTGCTCGGTTCGGGGGGACAGACCAGTTACGCCGCCTCGAAAGCCGGGCTGGTCGGCTTCGGCCGCTCCCTCGCCCGTGAGATCGGTTCCCGCAACGTCACGGTGAACATTGTCGCTCCCGGATTCATCGAGACCGGCATGACCGCCGAGCTTCCGGAGGACCGGCAGGCCGAGATCAAGAAGAACATCCCGCTGGGCCGTTACGGTGCGCCCGAGGAAGTCGCCTCGACGGTACGTTTCCTCGCCAGCCCGAGCGCCGCCTACATCACGGGCGCCGTCATCCCGGTGGACGGCGGACTCGGCATGGGCCACTGA
- a CDS encoding glutathione S-transferase family protein, with protein sequence MKTVTTATPVDFDTFGDYGSYMTKPRGEAFERPAYPFRERIGSQRFPAESGRYHIYASYACPWAHRSLIVRKLKGLEDAVSVGIVDPIRDGRGWAFREGEGHGPDTVGHFALLREAYEASEPGYDGHISVPVLWDTHTRRIVSNNFPDITIDLNECFNAWATKAIDLYPESMRSEIDDLNRRIYATVNNGVYRCGFAPSQEAYDNAVAALFTTLDDLEERLSTRRYLLGDRITEADVRLWVTLARFDIVYATHFKTNVRRLVDYPNLWGYTRDLYSLPAFRETTDFDHIKRHYYVTHGALNPKRIVPAGPVTDFDAPHDRARLSEHDPHAQVISPRQGG encoded by the coding sequence GTGAAAACCGTCACTACCGCTACACCCGTCGACTTCGACACGTTCGGGGACTACGGCTCCTACATGACCAAGCCCCGGGGGGAAGCGTTCGAACGGCCCGCCTACCCGTTCCGGGAACGGATCGGTTCCCAACGCTTCCCCGCCGAGAGCGGCCGCTACCACATCTACGCTTCCTACGCGTGCCCTTGGGCGCACCGCAGTCTGATCGTGCGCAAGCTCAAGGGGCTGGAGGACGCCGTGTCGGTCGGCATCGTCGATCCGATACGCGACGGCCGCGGCTGGGCCTTCCGGGAGGGCGAGGGGCACGGCCCCGACACCGTGGGCCACTTCGCTCTGCTGCGCGAGGCCTACGAGGCCTCCGAGCCCGGTTACGACGGCCACATCTCCGTTCCCGTGCTCTGGGACACGCACACGCGGCGCATCGTCAGCAACAACTTCCCGGACATCACCATCGACCTGAACGAATGCTTCAACGCGTGGGCCACCAAGGCGATCGACCTGTACCCGGAAAGCATGCGTTCGGAGATCGACGACCTCAACCGCCGGATCTACGCCACCGTGAACAACGGGGTCTACCGGTGCGGGTTCGCTCCCAGCCAGGAAGCGTACGACAACGCGGTGGCCGCGCTCTTCACCACCCTGGACGACCTCGAGGAGCGTCTGTCCACTCGGCGTTACCTGCTCGGTGACCGGATCACCGAGGCCGACGTGCGGCTATGGGTGACCCTGGCGCGGTTCGACATCGTCTACGCAACGCACTTCAAGACCAACGTCCGGCGCCTGGTGGACTACCCCAACCTCTGGGGCTACACCCGCGACCTCTACTCGTTGCCGGCCTTCCGCGAGACCACGGACTTCGACCACATCAAACGGCACTACTACGTCACCCACGGCGCCCTGAACCCGAAACGGATCGTTCCGGCCGGCCCGGTCACGGACTTCGACGCGCCGCACGACCGGGCCCGGCTCAGCGAACACGACCCGCACGCACAGGTCATCAGCCCTCGCCAAGGCGGTTGA